A single Silvibacterium dinghuense DNA region contains:
- a CDS encoding PPC domain-containing DNA-binding protein, whose product MSTGPAVFLSPKAIQATGSAPRMQVQQLTSTGEVKEYAVIFYTGDEAFSGLVAFAKQYHVTSAHFTAIGAISGARLGWFDQAKKMYRITPYTGQMEVASMSGDIAIYQGRPAVHAHAVLGMLDGSTRAGHVVEMQVRPTLEVMVTVDPAGMQKRFDPETDLTLIDPKP is encoded by the coding sequence GTGAGCACGGGGCCAGCTGTCTTCCTCTCGCCGAAAGCCATCCAGGCCACGGGCTCTGCGCCGCGCATGCAGGTGCAGCAGCTCACCTCCACTGGCGAAGTGAAGGAGTACGCGGTGATTTTCTACACCGGCGATGAGGCTTTCAGCGGGCTCGTCGCATTTGCGAAGCAGTATCACGTGACCAGCGCGCATTTTACGGCCATCGGAGCAATTAGCGGAGCGCGGCTTGGCTGGTTCGATCAGGCAAAGAAGATGTACCGCATCACGCCATACACCGGGCAGATGGAGGTCGCCTCGATGAGCGGCGACATCGCCATATACCAGGGCAGGCCGGCGGTTCATGCCCATGCCGTGCTGGGTATGCTCGACGGCTCGACGCGGGCTGGGCATGTGGTGGAGATGCAGGTGCGCCCGACGCTCGAGGTCATGGTGACAGTCGATCCGGCCGGTATGCAGAAGCGCTTCGATCCGGAGACCGATCTGACGCTGATCGATCCAAAACCCTAG
- a CDS encoding NuoI/complex I 23 kDa subunit family protein — translation MSIVRNIAGIAKGMSITFGEMFQPTEVENYPDGPGPLRGAVFQERFRGAHVLQRDENGLEKCVACFLCAAACPSNCIYIEADENTAEQRISSAERYAKVYNIDYNRCIFCGYCVEACPTDAITHGHGFELASLNATNLVMRKEDMLVSTAGMPGELAAHSDSVK, via the coding sequence ATGTCGATCGTGCGCAATATCGCTGGAATCGCCAAGGGGATGAGCATCACCTTTGGAGAGATGTTCCAACCTACCGAGGTCGAGAATTATCCGGATGGGCCGGGCCCGCTGCGCGGAGCAGTCTTCCAGGAGCGGTTCCGTGGTGCGCACGTGCTGCAGCGCGATGAGAACGGTTTGGAGAAGTGCGTGGCCTGCTTCCTTTGCGCGGCAGCCTGCCCTTCGAACTGTATCTACATCGAGGCGGACGAGAACACGGCCGAGCAGCGCATCTCCAGCGCCGAGCGCTATGCCAAGGTTTATAACATCGATTACAACCGCTGCATCTTCTGCGGATATTGCGTGGAAGCCTGCCCCACCGATGCGATCACGCATGGGCATGGCTTTGAACTGGCCAGCCTGAACGCGACGAACCTGGTGATGCGCAAGGAAGACATGCTGGTATCGACAGCGGGCATGCCCGGCGAACTGGCAGCGCATTCCGATTCCGTGAAGTAA
- a CDS encoding molybdopterin-dependent oxidoreductase has protein sequence MSRTPILAFALLLGSAVFVSPCARAQTEMAHEHAPGPLVTALAIHTPAGSATLSLEDLKAKPHITVTVHNPHTNADETYSGVPLIELLAPLGTPHGKDLHGKGLSDYIIATGSDGYKAVIALAEIDPEFHPGQVLVADTMDGKPIDAKTGPFRLVVSEDKRPARSVHNLASIELKAAE, from the coding sequence ATGTCTCGCACTCCCATCCTCGCTTTTGCTCTGCTCCTGGGCTCTGCGGTCTTTGTCTCGCCATGCGCTCGCGCCCAGACAGAGATGGCCCACGAGCATGCACCCGGGCCACTTGTCACCGCACTCGCTATCCACACGCCTGCCGGCAGCGCAACGCTCTCACTCGAGGACCTCAAGGCGAAGCCGCACATTACGGTTACCGTCCATAACCCACATACGAATGCAGACGAGACCTACTCCGGCGTACCGCTCATCGAGCTGCTCGCCCCGCTCGGCACGCCGCATGGGAAAGACCTGCACGGCAAGGGGCTCTCGGACTACATCATCGCCACCGGCTCAGACGGCTATAAAGCGGTCATCGCCCTGGCCGAGATCGATCCGGAATTCCATCCAGGCCAGGTGCTCGTCGCCGACACCATGGACGGTAAGCCCATCGATGCAAAGACCGGCCCGTTCCGCCTGGTCGTCAGTGAAGACAAGCGTCCGGCGCGTTCGGTGCACAACCTGGCCTCGATCGAGCTGAAGGCAGCGGAGTAG
- a CDS encoding UbiD family decarboxylase has product MAYDDLRDWIKALEKAGELKRVRAEVDPILEMTEIADRASKAGKKGGVKGYAPGGPALLFENVKGYPGAKVLMNQFGSERRMKLALDVDSLDEIAGRIRAFMDIKSPEGLFEKFKMLPMLAEVGKFFPKVIPAKDAACKQVIKRDGFSVLDFPVLKTWPFDGGRFITLPCVVTRDPKTGKRNMGMYRMQVYDGQTTGMHWQRQKNAAEHLRERVRASVGNSAAAHVAAMAETAGATTNIAGMANTISGPVAPGSGSVTPGVPQVAFAKEKDGRLEVAVAIGTDPATTFSAIVPAPPEVEEFVIAGFLRQKPVELVKCETVDLEVPAHAEIVLEGYVNLEELRTEGPFGDHTGYYTMEEEYPVFHITCITHRKDPVYAATIVGKPPMEDAWMGKAVERIFLPLMKLTMPEIVDINLPPEGVFHNLMIVSIRKSYAGQARKVMNGIWSMGQAMFTKCVVVVDEDCDVQDLGEVTLRVTNNIDPERDIAFTLGPVDSLDHASRLPNYGSKMGIDATRKWAAEGFTRPWPPMIEMDHATKSRVDAIWKSLGIED; this is encoded by the coding sequence TTGGCATACGACGACCTGCGCGACTGGATCAAGGCACTGGAAAAGGCTGGCGAACTGAAGCGCGTGCGCGCCGAGGTCGACCCCATCCTCGAGATGACGGAGATTGCCGATCGCGCCTCGAAGGCAGGCAAAAAGGGCGGAGTGAAGGGCTATGCTCCGGGTGGTCCGGCGCTGCTGTTCGAGAATGTGAAGGGCTATCCCGGTGCAAAGGTGCTGATGAACCAGTTCGGCAGCGAGCGGCGCATGAAGCTGGCCCTCGATGTGGACTCGCTGGACGAGATTGCCGGACGCATCCGCGCCTTCATGGATATCAAGTCGCCGGAAGGTCTCTTCGAAAAATTCAAGATGCTGCCCATGCTGGCCGAGGTGGGCAAGTTTTTCCCCAAGGTGATCCCGGCGAAAGACGCGGCCTGCAAGCAGGTGATCAAGCGGGATGGTTTCAGCGTGCTCGATTTCCCGGTGCTCAAGACCTGGCCTTTCGACGGCGGACGGTTTATCACGCTGCCCTGTGTGGTCACGCGCGATCCGAAGACGGGCAAACGCAACATGGGCATGTATCGCATGCAGGTGTACGACGGACAGACGACCGGCATGCACTGGCAGCGGCAGAAGAATGCGGCCGAACATCTGCGCGAGCGTGTGAGGGCATCTGTTGGGAACTCGGCAGCAGCGCATGTCGCAGCGATGGCAGAGACCGCCGGGGCAACGACGAACATTGCCGGCATGGCGAATACCATCTCAGGGCCGGTGGCACCAGGCTCCGGATCGGTGACTCCGGGCGTGCCGCAGGTGGCCTTCGCCAAGGAAAAGGATGGCCGCCTGGAAGTGGCCGTGGCCATCGGCACCGATCCGGCGACGACGTTCTCGGCTATCGTGCCGGCTCCGCCCGAGGTCGAAGAGTTCGTGATCGCGGGCTTTCTGCGCCAGAAGCCGGTCGAGCTGGTGAAGTGTGAGACGGTCGATCTCGAAGTGCCTGCGCATGCCGAGATCGTGCTCGAAGGCTATGTGAATCTCGAAGAGCTGCGCACCGAGGGGCCATTCGGCGATCACACCGGCTACTACACCATGGAGGAGGAGTACCCGGTCTTCCATATCACCTGCATCACGCATCGCAAAGACCCGGTCTATGCGGCGACCATCGTGGGCAAGCCGCCCATGGAGGATGCGTGGATGGGCAAGGCCGTCGAGCGCATCTTCCTGCCGCTGATGAAGCTGACCATGCCCGAGATCGTGGACATCAACCTGCCGCCCGAGGGCGTGTTTCACAACCTGATGATCGTCTCCATCCGCAAGAGCTACGCCGGGCAGGCGCGCAAGGTGATGAACGGCATCTGGTCGATGGGCCAGGCCATGTTCACCAAGTGCGTGGTGGTCGTGGACGAGGATTGCGATGTGCAGGACCTGGGCGAGGTGACACTGCGGGTGACGAACAACATCGACCCCGAGCGCGACATTGCCTTCACTCTGGGTCCGGTCGACTCGCTCGATCACGCCTCGCGGCTGCCGAACTATGGCAGCAAGATGGGCATTGACGCCACGCGCAAGTGGGCCGCCGAAGGCTTCACACGGCCGTGGCCGCCGATGATCGAGATGGACCATGCGACGAAGTCGCGCGTGGATGCGATCTGGAAGTCGCTGGGGATTGAGGACTAG
- a CDS encoding VTT domain-containing protein: protein MPVALDFFLKYGYLILFLWVLTEQLGVPIPSVPVLLTAGTLTATHKLNLPLVLVSVMLGSLISDSLWYLMGKRYGGAVVRLLCRLSMESSTCVRKTENYFTKHGPAALLLAKFIPGLGSVAAPIAGQTAMPYNSFVIFDCAGILIWALTFTLGGRFFGDVLKKHPGALSWVAHFAVLLFALLLLAFLSYRFLRQRAFLREIRTQRIAPQELKGMLDNGQPVYIVDLRHPLDYLPDPRTLPGAVMLTPDKLVLESEQIPRDRDVVLFCTCPSEATAAKMALAIRKLGVYRVRPLLGGFDEWKGLGYPLVPIPAVSDVDGEFVAASQLA from the coding sequence GTGCCGGTTGCGCTGGATTTTTTCCTGAAATACGGATACCTGATCCTGTTCCTGTGGGTGCTGACGGAACAGCTCGGGGTGCCGATCCCGAGTGTGCCGGTGCTGCTCACCGCGGGCACGCTGACGGCGACGCATAAGCTGAACCTGCCGCTGGTGCTGGTCTCGGTGATGCTGGGCAGCCTGATCAGCGACAGCCTCTGGTACCTGATGGGCAAGCGCTATGGCGGCGCGGTGGTGCGGCTGCTGTGCCGGCTTTCGATGGAGAGTTCGACCTGCGTCCGCAAGACGGAGAACTATTTCACCAAGCACGGTCCGGCGGCGCTGCTGCTGGCCAAGTTCATCCCTGGCCTGGGAAGCGTGGCGGCACCGATCGCCGGGCAGACCGCAATGCCTTACAACTCGTTTGTGATCTTTGACTGTGCGGGGATTCTGATCTGGGCTCTGACCTTCACGCTCGGCGGCCGGTTCTTCGGCGATGTGCTCAAGAAGCATCCGGGGGCGTTGAGCTGGGTCGCACACTTTGCCGTGCTGCTCTTTGCGTTATTGTTACTGGCCTTCCTCTCTTATCGCTTCCTGCGTCAGAGGGCATTCCTGCGTGAGATCCGTACCCAGCGCATCGCGCCGCAGGAGCTCAAAGGCATGCTCGATAACGGACAGCCGGTATATATCGTAGACCTGCGGCACCCGCTGGATTATCTGCCGGATCCCCGCACGCTGCCCGGAGCGGTGATGCTGACGCCGGACAAGCTGGTGCTCGAGAGCGAGCAGATTCCCCGCGACCGCGATGTAGTGCTCTTCTGCACCTGCCCGAGCGAGGCAACGGCGGCCAAAATGGCGCTGGCCATTCGCAAGCTGGGAGTCTATCGGGTGAGGCCGCTGCTGGGCGGATTCGATGAGTGGAAGGGCCTGGGCTATCCCCTGGTGCCGATTCCTGCCGTGAGCGATGTGGACGGGGAGTTCGTGGCGGCCAGCCAGTTGGCATGA
- a CDS encoding Dps family protein, which translates to MSTAALKEVAKNRDLITPQWRQNAKEIQKFGTVIKDLPIGIDKDARQKVCERLNVLLADIASLRDLYKKSHWQVGGPTFYQLHLLFDKHFEQQVELVDLIAERIQILGGVSVAMAADIAELTRLERPPKGREEVPVQISRLLEAHALILKDARDLAEKASDLGDEGTNDLLISDVVRTNEMQVWFLSEHLVEMPLVHAK; encoded by the coding sequence ATGAGCACTGCCGCATTGAAGGAAGTTGCGAAGAACCGCGATCTGATTACTCCGCAGTGGCGTCAGAATGCGAAGGAAATCCAGAAATTCGGAACCGTCATCAAGGATTTGCCGATCGGCATCGATAAGGATGCCCGGCAGAAGGTGTGTGAACGGTTGAACGTGTTGCTGGCCGATATTGCCAGCCTCCGTGACCTCTATAAGAAGTCGCACTGGCAGGTCGGCGGTCCTACCTTCTACCAGCTGCATCTGCTTTTCGATAAGCACTTTGAGCAGCAGGTAGAGCTTGTCGACCTGATCGCCGAACGCATTCAGATACTTGGAGGCGTAAGCGTGGCGATGGCTGCCGATATCGCCGAGCTGACCCGGCTCGAGCGCCCTCCGAAGGGACGCGAAGAGGTTCCGGTGCAGATTTCGCGGTTGCTCGAGGCGCATGCGCTGATCCTGAAGGATGCCCGCGATCTGGCGGAGAAGGCCTCCGACCTGGGAGATGAGGGGACCAATGACCTGCTCATCAGCGATGTGGTCCGCACCAACGAGATGCAGGTGTGGTTCCTGAGCGAGCACCTGGTCGAAATGCCGTTGGTGCACGCGAAGTAA
- a CDS encoding HlyD family secretion protein: MADEKPEQQNGNGGKQPEAPEQKARRRFIIVGVVLILLVGGLLFWWHSTYYEDTDDAQVNGHLIQISSRIAGNVVKVNVDENQFVEKGTVLVELDPKDFETAVQQDEANLQSAEAAFEAAKVNVPVINVNAGTNLRTAGVDVSTAGAQVAQAEKQLEASQAAVLQAEANNTKAQLDLQRYTPLVEKDVISKQQFDAAVAAANGDKAALAQAQAQVLASQDAVRVAKDRVQQSQSALQYAKTAPQQVAIQKAKADQAAAQVEQARAELAQAQLNLGYTKIVAPEAGIITRKSVEVGQNVSVGQNMATLVSLDDIWITANFKETQLENMRAGQKVEISVDAYGGRKYDGKVTQIGGATGSVLSLFPPENATGNYVKVVQRVPVRIDLTDMKEDSDHLLRPGLSVEPKVRVKD; the protein is encoded by the coding sequence GTGGCGGACGAGAAGCCCGAACAGCAAAACGGAAACGGCGGAAAGCAGCCCGAGGCGCCCGAGCAGAAGGCGCGTCGCCGGTTCATCATCGTGGGCGTGGTCTTGATCCTGTTGGTAGGTGGGCTGCTGTTCTGGTGGCACTCGACCTACTATGAGGACACCGACGACGCGCAGGTGAACGGCCACCTGATCCAGATCAGCTCCCGCATTGCCGGCAACGTGGTCAAGGTCAACGTGGACGAGAACCAGTTCGTGGAAAAAGGCACGGTGCTGGTGGAGCTCGATCCCAAGGATTTCGAGACCGCGGTGCAGCAGGACGAAGCCAATCTGCAGTCGGCTGAGGCGGCTTTTGAGGCGGCCAAGGTCAATGTGCCGGTCATCAACGTGAACGCGGGCACCAACCTGCGCACGGCCGGTGTGGATGTTTCGACGGCCGGCGCCCAGGTGGCGCAGGCGGAGAAGCAGCTCGAAGCCTCGCAGGCGGCGGTTCTTCAGGCCGAAGCCAATAACACCAAGGCGCAGCTCGATCTGCAGCGTTACACGCCGCTGGTCGAGAAGGATGTCATCTCGAAGCAGCAGTTTGACGCGGCAGTGGCTGCGGCAAACGGCGACAAGGCAGCGCTCGCACAGGCTCAGGCGCAGGTGCTGGCTTCGCAGGATGCGGTCCGGGTAGCCAAGGATCGCGTACAGCAGTCGCAATCGGCGCTGCAGTATGCCAAGACGGCTCCGCAGCAGGTGGCGATCCAGAAGGCCAAGGCCGACCAGGCGGCGGCGCAGGTGGAGCAGGCCCGTGCCGAACTGGCCCAGGCGCAACTAAACCTCGGCTATACGAAGATCGTGGCTCCGGAGGCGGGCATCATCACCCGCAAGAGTGTGGAAGTAGGTCAGAACGTCAGCGTCGGTCAGAACATGGCCACGCTGGTCTCGCTCGACGATATCTGGATCACCGCCAACTTCAAGGAAACGCAGCTCGAAAACATGCGTGCCGGCCAGAAGGTGGAGATCAGCGTAGATGCCTATGGTGGACGCAAGTACGACGGCAAGGTCACGCAGATCGGCGGCGCGACCGGCTCGGTGCTCAGCCTCTTCCCGCCGGAGAATGCAACCGGCAACTATGTGAAGGTGGTGCAGCGCGTTCCAGTCAGAATCGACCTTACGGATATGAAGGAAGATTCCGATCACCTGCTGCGTCCGGGACTCTCGGTCGAGCCGAAGGTCCGGGTCAAAGACTAA
- a CDS encoding TolC family protein: MCSALAAGVLALAPVGAYAFQLGGGSSSGVAQPAAPIQVQQPVINSSTFQGSETTDKATDGVLDLTLADAIARGLKHNLGLILTSQSTLSSRGSQLEQLQSLLPTVTGKITESVQQTDLQALGLRGEGFPAIIGPYGYTDLRASLKWSLLDLSSLQNYLASKHNFAASKLSAADARDMVVLTVGNAYLLCIADKSRIDSVQAQVDTSKVSLDQAVSNHQAGTAPLLDELRARVDYQTQEQTLISTKNTYEKDKIALARAIGLPLEQKFELTDQEPYAALDPVDADAAVKQALGARQDLAAAQEQQTAAEQARHAATYERLPVISFSGDYGAIGVNVGNSRSTFDATGSLDIPIFEEAKLRGDAQSAQSQLNQAKAKLSDKQGQIGADVRDSLLDMESAAKQVEVARSNVELAKEALSEAQQRYKAGVSDNLAVSQALQAMAQADDQYVSSLYQHNVAKLSLARALGVADQKYQVYLGGK; encoded by the coding sequence TTGTGTTCGGCTCTGGCGGCCGGTGTGCTGGCGCTTGCGCCGGTTGGCGCGTATGCGTTTCAGCTGGGCGGAGGCTCGAGCAGCGGCGTGGCGCAGCCGGCAGCTCCGATCCAGGTGCAGCAGCCGGTCATCAACAGTTCGACCTTCCAGGGTTCGGAAACGACGGACAAGGCAACCGACGGGGTGCTGGACCTGACGCTGGCGGATGCTATCGCGCGCGGGTTGAAGCATAACCTGGGCCTGATCCTGACCAGCCAGAGCACGCTCAGCTCCCGGGGCTCGCAGCTTGAGCAGCTGCAGTCTCTGCTGCCGACGGTGACCGGCAAGATCACCGAATCGGTCCAGCAGACGGATTTGCAGGCGCTCGGTCTACGAGGCGAGGGCTTTCCGGCGATCATTGGCCCGTATGGCTATACCGACCTGAGAGCATCGCTCAAGTGGTCGCTGCTCGATCTTTCCTCCCTGCAGAACTATCTGGCGTCGAAGCATAACTTCGCTGCGTCGAAGCTCTCCGCGGCGGATGCGCGGGACATGGTGGTGCTGACGGTGGGGAACGCATACCTGCTGTGCATCGCCGACAAGTCGCGGATCGATTCGGTGCAGGCCCAGGTGGACACCTCGAAGGTGTCGCTCGACCAGGCGGTCTCGAATCATCAGGCCGGGACGGCTCCGCTGCTGGACGAGCTGCGCGCCCGCGTCGATTACCAGACGCAGGAACAGACGCTCATCAGCACAAAGAACACCTACGAGAAGGATAAGATTGCGCTGGCCCGGGCCATCGGCCTGCCGCTTGAGCAGAAGTTCGAGCTGACCGATCAGGAGCCCTACGCAGCGCTGGACCCTGTGGATGCGGATGCGGCGGTGAAGCAGGCGCTTGGCGCACGCCAGGATCTGGCGGCGGCCCAGGAGCAGCAGACAGCCGCCGAGCAGGCGCGCCATGCGGCGACGTATGAGCGCCTGCCGGTCATCAGTTTCTCGGGCGACTATGGCGCGATTGGGGTGAATGTGGGAAACTCGCGTTCAACCTTCGATGCCACCGGATCGCTGGACATTCCGATTTTCGAGGAAGCCAAGCTGCGCGGCGATGCGCAGTCGGCACAGAGCCAGCTGAACCAGGCAAAGGCCAAGTTAAGCGATAAGCAGGGACAGATCGGCGCCGATGTGCGCGACAGCCTGCTGGATATGGAATCGGCGGCCAAGCAGGTGGAAGTAGCCCGCAGCAATGTAGAGCTGGCCAAGGAAGCCTTGAGCGAGGCGCAGCAGCGGTACAAGGCCGGAGTGTCGGACAACCTGGCGGTGTCGCAGGCGTTGCAGGCGATGGCGCAGGCCGATGACCAGTATGTGAGTAGCCTCTACCAGCACAATGTCGCGAAGCTGTCGCTGGCGCGCGCGCTGGGTGTGGCGGATCAGAAGTATCAGGTTTATCTGGGAGGAAAGTAG
- the ppk1 gene encoding polyphosphate kinase 1, translated as MARTRDTQQSLFFGRDESWLSFNRRVLEEAQDESNPLLERVKFLAITASNLDEFVEIRVASMLQRIEDGYSETAPDGTTLQQTLAAINEDMHEFVAEQGHCWNEQLQPALRKAGIRVLSWDEMDETARKAATEFYQREADPLLTPITIDPRHPFPRVLNKALCLALLLRSKRSKSSTAPVLGVITVPRALPRLVPLPSNGGTHDFVFLHDLIERNAGSMYRGYEILARTAFRVTRNSNLYFQEEESRNLLETVRAELHNRRKGDAVRLEIDQNAEPEIIERLRINFELDESQVFLTDHPVNLSRLMNLYSATPRPDLKDQPFVARELRLNRKSEDLFDELRHRDILLHHPYDSYDGVVGFIQAAAKDPNVVSIKQTLYRTSADSPIFQALTEAAQTKEVTVVVELTARFDEASNIRWAREMEDAGVQVFHGIVGLKTHCKLALLVRRDPDGVVRSYGHLGTGNYNPVTSRFYTDISLLTSDPDITARMHSVFNYLTAHSESDDYSPLMMAPLTLAQGMISLIHRETEHALAGRPARIIAKMNSLLEPSVINALYDASKAGVQIDVIVRGICSLRPGVKGLSENIRITSIVGRFLEHSRIFFFLNGGEEEVYCGSADWMPRNLFERCEVVFPVRDAQIRHRLRYEILSAYLADTVKARRLQPSGDYPHLRDLIPGLAPFSAQDFFIRVAESKATAADIPPAEGPVEAVPLAPPRKAAAKRAKNAAAD; from the coding sequence ATGGCAAGGACACGCGACACACAGCAAAGCCTCTTCTTCGGGCGGGATGAATCCTGGCTCAGCTTCAACCGCCGCGTCCTCGAAGAGGCCCAGGACGAATCCAACCCGCTCCTCGAGCGCGTCAAGTTCCTCGCCATCACGGCCAGCAATCTCGATGAGTTCGTCGAGATCCGCGTGGCCAGCATGCTGCAGCGCATCGAAGACGGCTACTCCGAGACCGCCCCGGACGGCACCACCCTGCAACAGACCCTCGCCGCCATCAATGAGGACATGCATGAGTTCGTGGCCGAGCAGGGCCACTGCTGGAACGAACAGCTGCAGCCGGCACTGCGCAAGGCCGGCATCCGCGTCCTGAGCTGGGACGAGATGGACGAGACCGCCCGCAAGGCTGCCACCGAGTTCTACCAGCGCGAAGCCGATCCGCTGCTTACGCCGATCACCATCGACCCGCGCCATCCCTTCCCGCGCGTGCTCAACAAGGCGCTGTGCCTTGCGCTGCTGCTGCGCTCGAAGCGCAGCAAGTCCTCGACTGCGCCGGTGCTCGGCGTCATCACCGTGCCTCGCGCCCTGCCGCGCCTCGTACCGCTACCGTCCAACGGCGGCACGCATGATTTCGTCTTCCTGCATGACCTGATCGAGCGCAACGCGGGCAGCATGTATCGCGGCTATGAGATCCTCGCCCGCACCGCCTTCCGCGTCACCCGCAACAGCAACCTCTACTTCCAGGAAGAAGAGTCGCGCAACCTGCTCGAAACCGTCCGCGCCGAGCTGCATAACCGCCGCAAGGGCGATGCCGTCCGCCTTGAAATCGACCAGAACGCCGAACCGGAGATCATCGAGCGGCTGCGCATCAACTTCGAGCTCGATGAGAGCCAGGTCTTCCTCACCGACCATCCGGTCAATCTCTCGCGGCTGATGAACCTCTACAGCGCCACACCGCGCCCGGATCTCAAGGACCAGCCCTTTGTCGCCCGCGAGCTGCGCCTGAACCGCAAGTCGGAAGACCTCTTCGACGAGCTGCGCCACCGCGATATCCTGCTGCACCACCCCTACGATTCCTATGACGGCGTGGTGGGCTTCATCCAGGCAGCGGCCAAGGACCCGAACGTCGTCTCCATCAAGCAGACGCTCTACCGCACCAGCGCCGACTCGCCGATCTTCCAGGCGCTGACCGAAGCCGCGCAGACCAAGGAAGTAACGGTGGTCGTCGAACTGACCGCGCGCTTCGATGAGGCCTCGAATATCCGCTGGGCGCGTGAAATGGAAGACGCCGGCGTGCAGGTCTTCCACGGCATCGTCGGCCTCAAGACGCACTGCAAGCTGGCGCTGCTGGTGCGCCGCGATCCGGACGGCGTGGTGCGCAGCTACGGTCATCTCGGCACCGGCAACTACAACCCGGTCACCTCGCGCTTCTACACCGACATCAGCCTGCTCACCTCGGACCCTGACATCACCGCGCGCATGCATTCGGTCTTCAACTACCTGACCGCGCACTCGGAGTCCGACGATTACTCACCCCTGATGATGGCCCCGCTGACACTGGCCCAGGGCATGATCAGCCTCATCCACCGAGAAACCGAGCACGCACTGGCCGGCCGCCCCGCGCGCATCATCGCCAAGATGAACTCGCTGCTCGAGCCCTCGGTCATCAACGCCCTCTATGACGCCTCGAAGGCCGGCGTTCAGATCGATGTGATTGTGCGCGGCATCTGCTCGCTGCGTCCCGGCGTCAAGGGGCTGAGCGAGAACATCCGCATCACCTCGATCGTCGGCCGCTTCCTCGAGCACAGCCGCATCTTCTTCTTCCTGAACGGCGGCGAGGAGGAGGTCTACTGCGGCAGCGCCGACTGGATGCCCCGCAATCTCTTCGAGCGCTGCGAGGTGGTCTTCCCCGTCCGCGACGCACAGATTCGCCACCGCCTGCGTTACGAAATCCTCTCCGCTTATCTCGCAGACACGGTCAAGGCACGCCGCCTACAGCCCTCCGGCGATTACCCGCACCTGCGCGACCTCATCCCGGGCTTAGCGCCCTTCAGCGCACAGGACTTCTTCATCCGCGTCGCCGAGAGCAAGGCCACAGCAGCCGATATTCCTCCGGCTGAAGGCCCGGTGGAGGCCGTCCCCCTGGCACCACCCAGAAAAGCCGCCGCCAAGCGCGCAAAAAACGCCGCAGCGGACTAG
- a CDS encoding class I SAM-dependent methyltransferase has product MPPSLPVQDEHSQRDGFGRLARLYRWLEYLTFGPWLALCRNARLRDVSVTAARHALILGDGDGRFLARLLRQNPGLGILSVDSSPAMLDRQSRRAARDGNASRLTIHCEDIRCFTPAADYDLVTTHFCLDCLSTTEIEALARRLRLRMAPGACWIVSDFALPGGAARIPARIVVRSLYLAFRVITGLQTRTLPDHAEALRNAGFVLLDRCTWLAGLLMSERWTTPAGASTKPLTY; this is encoded by the coding sequence ATGCCTCCATCCCTTCCTGTCCAGGATGAGCACTCCCAGCGCGATGGCTTCGGCCGCCTCGCCCGGCTTTATCGCTGGCTGGAATACCTTACTTTCGGCCCATGGCTGGCTCTCTGCCGCAATGCGCGGCTGCGCGACGTATCGGTCACCGCAGCCCGGCATGCACTCATCCTCGGAGATGGCGACGGCCGCTTTCTCGCCCGCCTGCTTCGCCAGAATCCCGGCCTTGGCATCCTCTCTGTCGACAGCAGCCCGGCCATGCTTGACCGCCAGAGTCGCCGGGCGGCCCGCGACGGCAACGCCTCTCGCCTCACCATTCACTGCGAAGACATCCGATGCTTCACTCCCGCGGCGGACTACGACCTGGTCACCACGCACTTCTGCCTCGATTGTCTTTCGACCACAGAGATCGAGGCGCTTGCCCGTCGCCTGCGCCTCCGTATGGCTCCGGGAGCCTGCTGGATCGTCTCTGACTTCGCCCTTCCCGGCGGGGCAGCTCGCATCCCAGCCCGGATCGTCGTCCGGAGCCTCTATCTGGCTTTCAGGGTCATCACCGGCCTCCAGACGCGCACCTTACCCGACCACGCCGAGGCGCTGCGGAACGCCGGATTTGTTCTCCTCGATCGCTGCACCTGGCTCGCCGGACTGCTTATGAGTGAGCGGTGGACAACCCCTGCAGGGGCCTCCACGAAACCGCTAACGTATTGA